In Pseudomonas lalkuanensis, the following are encoded in one genomic region:
- a CDS encoding pyridoxal phosphate-dependent aminotransferase: protein MRFSDLTQRIAGDGAAAWNIHYRALERQARGDDILLLSVGDPDFDTPQPIIQAAIDSLLNGNTHYSDVRGKFPLRQRIAAWHNQRSGQSVGADQVVVLAGAQCALFCVVQCLLNPGDEVIVAEPMYVTYEAVFGACGAKVVPVPVRSENGFRIQPEDVAAAITPRTRALALNSPHNPSGASLPRSTWNALAELCIAHDLWMISDEVYSELLFEGEHISPASLPGMAERTATINSLSKSHAMTGWRVGWVVGSEELTGHLENLALCMLYGSPDFVQDAACVALEARLPELEAMREAYRQRRDLVCATLEGCPGLRALRPDGGMFVMVDIRETGLSAQDFADRLLDDYGVSVLAGEAFGPSAAGHIRLGLVLGSEPLEEACRRIAGCAAALIELRAIA from the coding sequence ATGCGCTTTTCCGACCTCACCCAACGCATTGCCGGCGACGGCGCGGCCGCCTGGAATATTCACTACCGCGCACTGGAGCGCCAGGCCCGGGGGGACGACATTCTCCTCCTGTCGGTAGGCGACCCTGATTTCGACACGCCGCAACCCATCATACAGGCCGCCATCGACAGCCTGCTCAACGGCAATACCCACTACTCCGATGTGCGTGGCAAGTTTCCCCTGCGGCAACGCATTGCCGCCTGGCACAACCAGCGCAGCGGGCAGAGCGTGGGTGCCGATCAGGTGGTGGTGCTGGCCGGCGCCCAGTGTGCGCTGTTCTGTGTGGTGCAGTGCCTGCTCAACCCGGGCGACGAGGTCATAGTCGCCGAACCCATGTATGTCACCTACGAGGCGGTGTTCGGTGCCTGTGGCGCCAAGGTGGTCCCGGTGCCGGTGCGTTCGGAGAATGGCTTCCGCATCCAGCCCGAGGATGTGGCTGCCGCCATCACCCCGCGCACTCGCGCGCTGGCCCTGAACAGCCCGCACAACCCCTCCGGCGCCAGCCTGCCGCGCTCCACCTGGAATGCCCTGGCCGAACTCTGCATCGCCCATGACCTGTGGATGATTTCCGACGAGGTCTACAGCGAGCTGCTGTTCGAGGGCGAGCACATCAGCCCGGCCAGCCTGCCGGGCATGGCCGAGCGCACCGCGACCATCAACAGCCTGTCCAAGTCTCACGCCATGACCGGCTGGCGCGTGGGTTGGGTGGTCGGCTCGGAGGAACTGACCGGACACCTGGAAAACCTCGCCCTGTGCATGCTCTACGGCTCGCCTGACTTCGTCCAGGACGCCGCCTGCGTTGCCCTTGAAGCGCGACTTCCGGAGCTGGAAGCCATGCGCGAGGCCTATCGCCAGCGGCGCGACCTGGTGTGCGCCACCCTCGAAGGTTGCCCCGGCCTGCGTGCGTTGAGGCCGGATGGCGGCATGTTCGTGATGGTGGACATCCGTGAAACCGGCCTGTCCGCCCAGGACTTCGCCGACCGCCTGCTGGACGACTACGGCGTCTCGGTGCTGGCGGGCGAGGCATTCGGGCCCAGCGCCGCGGGGCATATCCGCCTGGGGCTGGTGCTGGGCAGCGAGCCGCTGGAGGAAGCCTGCCGACGCATCGCCGGCTGCGCCGCCGCACTGATTGAGCTGCGAGCAATCGCATGA
- a CDS encoding NAD(P)H-dependent oxidoreductase, producing the protein MKVLIVHAHPEPQSFCSALRNLAVETLQGQGHEVRQSDLHALDWNPVASAADFGQRQNPDYLVYALEQREGVKAGDIAPDIQRELEKLLWADLLILNFPLYWFSVPAILKGWIDRVLVSGVCYGGKRFYDQGGLAGKKALVTLTLGGREHMFGEGAIHGPLEDMLRPLLRGTLAYVGLDVLPPFVAWHVPYISNDARQDFLRDYQARLLGLDQDVPLAFPRLDQFDDRLYPLA; encoded by the coding sequence ATGAAAGTACTGATCGTCCATGCGCACCCGGAGCCGCAGTCGTTCTGCAGCGCCCTGCGCAACCTGGCGGTGGAAACCCTGCAGGGGCAGGGGCACGAAGTCCGCCAGTCCGACCTCCACGCGCTGGACTGGAACCCGGTGGCCAGCGCGGCTGATTTCGGCCAGCGGCAGAATCCGGATTACCTGGTCTATGCCCTGGAACAACGTGAAGGGGTCAAGGCCGGCGATATCGCGCCGGATATCCAGCGCGAGCTGGAGAAGCTGCTCTGGGCCGACCTGCTGATTCTCAACTTCCCGCTCTACTGGTTCTCGGTGCCGGCCATTCTCAAGGGCTGGATCGACCGGGTGCTGGTGTCCGGCGTCTGCTATGGCGGCAAGCGCTTCTATGACCAGGGCGGCCTGGCCGGCAAGAAGGCGCTGGTCACCCTGACCCTGGGCGGCCGCGAGCACATGTTCGGTGAAGGCGCCATTCATGGCCCGCTGGAAGACATGCTGCGTCCGCTGTTGCGCGGCACCCTGGCCTATGTCGGCCTGGATGTGTTGCCGCCTTTCGTGGCCTGGCACGTGCCCTATATCAGCAATGACGCGCGCCAGGATTTCCTGCGTGACTACCAGGCACGACTGCTGGGGCTGGACCAGGATGTGCCGCTCGCGTTTCCCCGGCTGGACCAGTTCGACGACAGGTTGTACCCACTGGCGTGA
- the flgB gene encoding flagellar basal body rod protein FlgB produces MSISFEKALGIHQQALSFRAQRGEVLANNIANADTPNYKARDLDFASVLAQQSEKAAHGSFQATRTNEHHIAAEGFEIADASLKYRVPFQAAIDQNTVDAQLEQSNYTENAMQFQASFTFLNSKFKGLMNALRGE; encoded by the coding sequence ATGAGCATCAGTTTCGAAAAGGCCCTCGGCATCCATCAGCAAGCCCTCAGCTTCCGCGCCCAGCGCGGCGAGGTGCTGGCCAACAACATCGCCAACGCCGATACCCCGAACTACAAGGCTCGCGACCTGGACTTCGCCAGCGTGCTGGCCCAGCAGTCGGAGAAGGCCGCCCACGGCAGCTTCCAGGCCACCCGGACCAACGAGCATCACATTGCCGCCGAAGGTTTCGAGATCGCCGACGCCTCGCTGAAGTACCGCGTACCGTTCCAGGCCGCCATCGACCAGAACACCGTCGACGCCCAGCTGGAACAGTCGAACTACACCGAGAACGCCATGCAGTTCCAGGCCAGCTTCACCTTCCTCAACAGCAAGTTCAAAGGGCTGATGAACGCCCTGCGCGGCGAATAA
- the flgC gene encoding flagellar basal body rod protein FlgC, producing the protein MSLSSIFNIAGTGMSAQNTRLNTISSNIANAESVSSSLDQTYRARHPVFATVMQDSLGNGDRGSLFADQDQSGAGVQVLGVIEDQSTLTPRYEPNHPAANADGYVYYPNVNVVEEMADMISASRSFQTNVEMMNTAKQMMQKVLTLGQ; encoded by the coding sequence ATGTCCCTGTCCAGCATCTTCAACATCGCCGGCACCGGCATGAGTGCCCAGAACACTCGGCTGAACACCATCTCCAGCAACATCGCCAACGCCGAATCGGTGTCCTCCAGCCTCGACCAGACCTACCGCGCCCGCCATCCGGTGTTCGCCACCGTGATGCAGGACAGCCTGGGCAACGGCGACCGTGGTTCGCTGTTCGCCGACCAGGACCAGTCCGGCGCCGGCGTGCAGGTTCTCGGTGTGATCGAGGACCAGAGCACCCTGACCCCGCGCTACGAGCCGAACCACCCGGCGGCCAACGCGGACGGCTACGTCTACTACCCGAACGTGAACGTGGTTGAAGAGATGGCCGACATGATTTCCGCCAGCCGGTCCTTCCAGACCAACGTGGAAATGATGAACACCGCCAAACAGATGATGCAGAAAGTGCTGACCCTGGGTCAGTGA
- the flgD gene encoding flagellar hook assembly protein FlgD yields the protein MSVSNVASTDGQSFLDQYAIKNEPKSKDLGKNEFLELLVAQLNNQDPLAPQENGEFIAQLAQFSQVEGIEKLNSSMGSLLSGYQSSQALQASSLVGRKVIVPSEKAVVDTAETFKASANLPISSSNVWVNVYDNAGTLVNRINLGEQPAGSVSFMWDGKDSSGKVMPPGTYKFEAQAQYSGETKALYTMLPANVDSVTLGQNGGELMLNLAGIGSVGLSKVQVIGQ from the coding sequence ATGAGTGTCAGTAACGTAGCGTCCACCGATGGCCAGTCGTTCCTCGACCAGTACGCCATCAAGAACGAACCCAAGAGCAAGGACCTCGGCAAGAACGAGTTCCTCGAGCTGCTGGTCGCCCAGTTGAACAACCAGGACCCGCTGGCGCCCCAGGAGAACGGCGAGTTCATCGCCCAGCTGGCGCAGTTCAGCCAGGTGGAAGGCATCGAGAAGCTGAACAGCAGCATGGGTTCGCTGCTGTCCGGCTACCAGTCCTCCCAGGCACTTCAGGCCTCGTCCCTGGTGGGGCGCAAGGTCATCGTGCCCAGCGAGAAGGCCGTGGTGGATACCGCGGAAACTTTCAAGGCCAGCGCCAATCTGCCCATTTCCAGCAGCAACGTCTGGGTCAACGTCTACGACAACGCCGGCACCTTGGTGAACCGCATCAACCTCGGCGAGCAGCCGGCCGGCAGCGTCAGCTTCATGTGGGACGGCAAGGACTCCAGCGGCAAGGTCATGCCGCCGGGCACCTACAAGTTCGAAGCCCAGGCCCAGTACAGCGGCGAAACCAAAGCCCTCTACACCATGCTTCCGGCCAACGTCGACAGCGTCACCCTGGGCCAGAACGGCGGCGAGCTGATGCTCAACCTCGCCGGCATCGGCAGTGTCGGTCTGTCCAAGGTCCAGGTCATCGGTCAGTAA
- the flgE gene encoding flagellar hook protein FlgE — translation MAFNIGLSGLRAATSDLNVTGNNIANAGTAGFKQSRAEFADVYAASVLGTGKNAQGSGVALGDVSQLFNQGNINYTQNALDLAINGNGFFQTSNNGEISYTRAGYFGTDRNGYIVNNFGYRLQGYGIDGNGNVQNGVVSDLQIQTSNQAPKATTEVAQKFNLNSTTKAPTNTPFDPSDPTTYTSSTSVNIYDSQGNAHVMTQYFINNSDPAATPPVTNNWTMAVLVDGRNPSNPASTDPHTTNLLFNADGSLNTAGMAAGGELNYDPATGLMNLDDWVPAVSDGGTPANWSSNGATANAGGISVDIRGSTQYSSAFAVNSISQDGYTTGQLAGLEIDDTGVIFARYTNGQSKVQGQVILANFANVQGLTPVGKTGWVQSFESGEPVVGTPRSGTLGALQAGALEDSNVELSDQLVNLIVAQRNYQANAKTIQTEDAVTQTIINLR, via the coding sequence ATGGCGTTCAACATCGGTCTCAGTGGTCTGCGCGCAGCGACCAGCGACCTCAACGTCACCGGCAACAACATTGCCAACGCCGGCACTGCGGGCTTCAAGCAGTCCCGTGCCGAGTTCGCCGACGTCTATGCCGCCTCGGTGCTTGGCACCGGCAAGAACGCCCAGGGTAGCGGCGTGGCTTTGGGGGACGTGTCCCAGCTGTTCAACCAGGGCAACATCAACTACACCCAGAATGCCCTGGACCTGGCCATCAACGGCAACGGCTTCTTCCAGACCAGCAACAACGGCGAGATCAGCTACACCCGCGCCGGTTACTTCGGTACCGACCGCAACGGCTACATCGTCAACAACTTCGGCTATCGCCTGCAGGGCTACGGCATCGACGGCAATGGCAACGTCCAGAACGGCGTAGTCAGTGATCTGCAGATCCAGACCTCCAACCAGGCGCCCAAGGCCACCACCGAAGTCGCGCAGAAGTTCAACCTGAACTCCACCACCAAGGCGCCGACCAATACGCCGTTCGATCCGAGCGACCCGACGACCTACACCTCGTCCACCTCGGTCAACATCTATGACTCCCAGGGCAACGCCCACGTCATGACCCAGTACTTCATCAACAACTCGGACCCGGCCGCTACCCCGCCGGTGACCAACAACTGGACCATGGCCGTGCTGGTGGATGGACGCAATCCGTCCAACCCGGCCAGCACCGACCCGCACACCACCAACCTGCTGTTCAACGCCGACGGCAGCCTGAACACCGCCGGCATGGCGGCGGGTGGCGAGCTGAACTACGACCCCGCCACCGGCCTGATGAACCTCGACGACTGGGTGCCCGCGGTTTCCGACGGCGGTACTCCGGCCAACTGGTCGTCCAACGGCGCCACCGCCAACGCCGGCGGCATCAGCGTCGATATTCGTGGCTCCACCCAGTACTCCAGCGCGTTCGCCGTCAACAGCATCAGCCAGGACGGCTACACCACCGGTCAACTGGCAGGCCTGGAAATCGACGACACCGGTGTGATCTTCGCCCGCTACACCAACGGCCAGTCCAAGGTGCAGGGCCAGGTGATCCTCGCCAACTTCGCCAACGTCCAGGGCCTGACGCCGGTAGGCAAGACCGGCTGGGTGCAATCGTTCGAGTCCGGTGAGCCGGTGGTCGGCACCCCGCGTTCCGGCACCCTGGGTGCCTTGCAGGCCGGCGCGCTGGAAGATTCCAACGTCGAACTGTCGGACCAACTGGTGAACCTGATCGTCGCCCAGCGCAACTACCAGGCGAACGCCAAGACTATCCAGACCGAAGACGCCGTCACCCAAACCATCATCAACCTCCGCTGA
- the flgF gene encoding flagellar basal-body rod protein FlgF — translation MDKMLYVAMSGASQNSLAQRAHANNLANISTSGFRRDFEQARSMPVFGDSFPSRVYAMTERPGTDFTPGALQETGRDLDVAIEGEGWIAVQAPDGGEAYVRTASLQIDALGQLRTGNGLPVMGNAGPIAIPPEQKVEIGQDGTISIRALGEAPNVVAEVDRIKLVNPDPKQLEKGADGLIRIKDPQQAVQADANVRVTSGFIEASNVNAVEEMTAILSLSRQFELSVKMMRTAEDNSSAMARVLQFS, via the coding sequence ATGGACAAGATGCTTTATGTCGCGATGAGCGGGGCCAGCCAGAACAGCCTGGCCCAGCGTGCTCATGCCAACAACCTGGCGAACATCTCGACCTCCGGTTTCCGTCGCGACTTCGAACAGGCGCGCTCCATGCCGGTGTTCGGCGACAGCTTTCCGTCGCGGGTCTATGCCATGACCGAGCGGCCCGGCACTGACTTCACTCCCGGCGCCCTGCAGGAAACCGGTCGTGACCTGGACGTGGCCATCGAAGGGGAGGGCTGGATTGCCGTTCAGGCCCCCGACGGCGGCGAAGCCTATGTGCGCACCGCCAGCCTGCAGATTGATGCCCTTGGCCAGCTCCGCACCGGCAATGGTTTGCCGGTCATGGGCAATGCCGGTCCCATCGCCATTCCGCCGGAGCAGAAAGTCGAGATCGGCCAGGACGGCACCATCAGCATTCGTGCTCTCGGCGAAGCCCCAAACGTGGTGGCCGAGGTCGACCGCATCAAGCTGGTCAATCCCGATCCCAAGCAGCTGGAGAAGGGCGCCGACGGCCTGATCCGGATCAAGGACCCGCAGCAGGCGGTGCAGGCCGACGCCAATGTCCGCGTGACTTCCGGCTTCATCGAAGCCAGCAACGTCAACGCCGTGGAAGAGATGACCGCGATCCTCTCGCTGTCCCGCCAGTTCGAGCTTTCCGTGAAGATGATGCGTACCGCCGAAGACAATTCTTCGGCAATGGCGCGGGTCTTGCAGTTCAGCTAA
- the flgG gene encoding flagellar basal-body rod protein FlgG: MLPALWVSKTGLSAQDMNLTTISNNLANVSTTGFKRDRAEFEDLLYQIRRQPGGQTSQDSELPTGLQLGTGVRIAGTQKIFTQGSLQTTEQPLDMAINGRGFFQVLLPDGTVSYTRDGSFHLNSDGQIVTSQGFALEPAIVLPAEVQTFTVGEDGTVSVTTTGNPAAQVIGNIQTADFVNYGGLQAIGNNLFLETASSGAPQVGTPGLTGLGTVQQNTLENSNVSVVEELVNMITTQRAYEMNSKVISTADQMLSFVTQNL; encoded by the coding sequence ATGCTTCCGGCACTCTGGGTCAGCAAGACCGGCCTGTCCGCCCAGGACATGAACCTGACCACCATTTCCAACAACCTGGCGAACGTCTCGACCACGGGGTTCAAGCGCGACCGCGCCGAGTTCGAGGACCTGCTGTACCAGATCCGCCGCCAGCCCGGTGGCCAGACCAGCCAGGACAGCGAGCTGCCCACCGGCCTGCAACTGGGTACCGGTGTGCGCATCGCGGGGACCCAGAAGATCTTCACCCAGGGCAGCCTGCAGACCACCGAACAGCCGCTGGACATGGCCATCAACGGCCGTGGCTTCTTCCAGGTGCTGCTGCCCGATGGCACTGTCTCCTACACTCGCGACGGCAGTTTCCACCTGAACTCCGACGGCCAGATCGTCACCTCCCAGGGTTTCGCCCTGGAACCGGCCATCGTCCTGCCCGCCGAAGTGCAGACCTTCACCGTGGGTGAAGACGGCACTGTCTCCGTGACCACCACCGGCAACCCCGCCGCCCAGGTGATCGGCAACATCCAGACCGCCGACTTCGTCAACTACGGCGGTCTGCAGGCCATCGGCAACAACCTGTTCCTGGAGACCGCTTCCAGCGGTGCGCCGCAGGTCGGTACTCCCGGCCTCACCGGCCTTGGCACCGTGCAGCAGAACACCCTGGAAAACTCCAACGTCAGCGTGGTCGAGGAGTTGGTGAACATGATCACCACCCAGCGCGCCTACGAGATGAACTCCAAGGTCATCTCCACCGCCGACCAGATGCTCTCCTTCGTCACGCAGAACCTGTAA
- the flgH gene encoding flagellar basal body L-ring protein FlgH gives MNRLIILLPLLGITLVQGCVQPAPRPNDPYYAPVLPRTPLPVAQNNGAIYQAGFETNLYDDRKAYRVGDIITITLNERTQASKNANSQIQKDSNANIGLTSLFGGGVSVNNPNGGLNPLDAARLSLDAEYNATRDTKGDSKAGQSNSLSGSITVTVSEVLPNGILAVRGEKWLTLNTGDELVRIAGMVRADDIGTDNTVSSTRVADARITYSGTGAFADASQPGWFDRFFMSPLFPF, from the coding sequence ATGAACCGGCTGATCATTCTTCTCCCGCTGCTCGGTATCACCCTTGTCCAGGGCTGCGTGCAGCCGGCTCCGCGGCCGAACGATCCGTATTACGCGCCGGTCCTGCCGCGCACCCCGCTGCCGGTGGCGCAGAACAATGGCGCTATCTACCAGGCCGGTTTCGAAACCAACCTCTACGACGACCGCAAGGCCTATCGCGTGGGTGACATCATCACCATCACCCTCAACGAGCGCACCCAGGCCAGCAAGAATGCCAACTCGCAGATCCAGAAGGACAGCAACGCCAACATCGGCCTGACCTCGCTGTTTGGCGGCGGCGTGTCGGTGAACAACCCCAACGGCGGCCTGAACCCGCTGGATGCCGCGCGCCTTTCCCTGGATGCCGAGTACAACGCCACCCGCGACACCAAGGGCGATTCCAAGGCGGGGCAGAGCAACAGCCTGTCCGGTTCCATTACCGTCACCGTGTCCGAAGTGCTGCCCAACGGCATCCTCGCGGTCCGTGGCGAGAAGTGGCTGACCCTGAACACCGGCGACGAGCTGGTGCGCATCGCCGGCATGGTCCGCGCCGACGACATCGGCACCGACAACACCGTGTCTTCCACCCGTGTGGCCGATGCGCGTATCACCTATTCCGGCACCGGCGCCTTCGCCGATGCCAGCCAGCCCGGCTGGTTCGACCGGTTCTTCATGAGCCCGCTGTTCCCGTTCTGA
- a CDS encoding flagellar basal body P-ring protein FlgI produces the protein MKRLITALCLLLAAGVAQAERLKDLASIQGVRSNQLIGYGLVVGLNGTGDQTTQTPFTLQTFNNMLAQFGIKVPANVGNVQLKNVAAVSIHADLPPFAKPGQTIDVTISSIGNAKSLRGGSLLMSPLKGIDGNVYAIAQGNLVVGGFDAEGSDGSKITVNVPSSGRIPSGATVERPVPSGFEQGNFLTLNLNRPDFTTAKNIVDKLNELLGPGVAQAVDGGSVRVSAPLDPGQRVDYLSVIENLEVEAGQGVAKVIINSRTGTIVIGQNVKVQPAAVTHGSLTVTITEDPIVSQPEAFSGGQTAVVPRSKVNAEEEAKPMFKFGPGTTLDEIVRAVNQVGAAPSDLMAILEALKQAGALQADLIVI, from the coding sequence ATGAAGCGACTGATCACCGCCCTCTGCCTGCTGCTCGCCGCAGGCGTTGCCCAGGCCGAGCGCCTGAAGGACCTGGCGAGCATCCAGGGCGTGCGGAGCAACCAGCTTATCGGCTACGGCCTGGTGGTGGGCCTGAACGGCACGGGTGACCAGACCACCCAGACGCCGTTCACCCTGCAGACCTTCAACAACATGCTGGCGCAGTTCGGCATCAAGGTGCCGGCCAACGTCGGCAACGTGCAGCTGAAGAACGTGGCGGCGGTGTCCATCCACGCCGACCTGCCGCCCTTCGCCAAGCCGGGCCAGACCATCGACGTCACCATTTCCTCCATCGGCAACGCCAAGAGCCTGCGCGGCGGCAGCCTGTTGATGAGCCCGTTGAAAGGTATCGACGGTAACGTGTATGCCATCGCCCAGGGCAACCTGGTGGTGGGTGGTTTCGACGCCGAGGGCAGCGATGGCTCGAAGATCACCGTCAACGTCCCGTCCTCCGGGCGCATTCCTTCCGGCGCCACCGTTGAGCGTCCGGTGCCGAGCGGTTTCGAGCAGGGCAATTTCCTCACCCTGAACCTCAACCGCCCGGACTTCACCACCGCAAAGAACATCGTCGACAAGCTCAACGAACTGCTCGGTCCGGGCGTCGCCCAGGCCGTGGATGGCGGCTCGGTTCGGGTCAGCGCGCCGCTGGATCCGGGCCAGCGCGTGGATTACCTCTCGGTGATCGAGAACCTGGAAGTGGAGGCTGGCCAGGGCGTGGCCAAGGTCATCATCAACTCGCGCACCGGCACCATCGTCATTGGCCAGAACGTGAAGGTGCAGCCGGCCGCCGTGACCCACGGCAGCCTGACCGTCACCATCACCGAGGACCCCATCGTCAGCCAGCCGGAAGCCTTCTCCGGTGGCCAGACCGCCGTGGTGCCGCGCTCGAAGGTCAATGCCGAGGAAGAAGCCAAGCCGATGTTCAAGTTCGGCCCTGGCACCACGCTTGATGAAATAGTTCGCGCGGTCAACCAGGTGGGCGCTGCACCGTCCGACCTGATGGCCATCCTCGAAGCGCTGAAGCAGGCCGGCGCCCTGCAAGCCGACCTGATCGTGATTTAA
- the flgJ gene encoding flagellar assembly peptidoglycan hydrolase FlgJ — MNAKFSAGLAGSSKVDSGAYTDLNRLSQFKAGKDRDSEANIRKVAQEFESLFLNEMMKSMRQAGEAFAEGNYLNSNETKTYQDMHDQQLAVTLSKQGGVGLADVLTRQLSKTNKSTGPNPFAQVQSGAQANWPAQGSRQVAKAEASGFAERDDSKLLNQRRLALPGKLSDRQAAGIVPSPEQVAATSLAGEDWTPAKTYAAPERESVGVEATKGTSKRAFASRNEFIETLLPMAEKAAERIGVDPRYLVAQAALETGWGKSIIREGDGSSSHNLFGIKAQKSWDGDSARVMTTEYKGGKAVKEAASFRSYNSFEQSFHDYVSFLQNNDRYDKALNSADNSEQFVRELQKAGYATDPQYARKISQIARGMQVYQAVAAVDSTTTRI, encoded by the coding sequence ATGAACGCGAAATTCTCCGCAGGTCTGGCCGGCAGTTCCAAGGTGGACAGCGGCGCCTACACCGACCTGAACCGGCTCAGCCAGTTCAAGGCCGGCAAGGACCGCGACAGCGAGGCCAATATCCGCAAAGTGGCCCAGGAATTCGAGTCGCTGTTCCTCAACGAGATGATGAAGTCCATGCGCCAGGCGGGCGAAGCCTTCGCCGAAGGCAACTACCTGAACAGCAACGAGACCAAGACCTACCAGGACATGCACGACCAGCAGCTGGCCGTGACCCTGTCCAAGCAGGGCGGCGTCGGCCTGGCCGATGTGCTGACCCGTCAGTTGTCCAAGACCAACAAGTCGACCGGCCCCAATCCCTTCGCCCAGGTACAGTCCGGCGCCCAGGCCAACTGGCCGGCGCAGGGCAGCAGGCAGGTGGCGAAAGCCGAAGCCTCGGGCTTCGCGGAGCGCGACGACTCCAAACTGCTCAACCAGCGTCGTCTGGCCCTGCCGGGCAAGCTCAGCGACCGCCAGGCCGCCGGCATCGTGCCGTCGCCCGAGCAGGTTGCCGCTACCTCACTGGCCGGCGAGGACTGGACCCCGGCCAAGACCTACGCCGCGCCGGAGCGCGAGTCCGTGGGTGTCGAGGCCACCAAGGGCACCAGCAAGCGCGCGTTCGCGTCACGCAACGAATTCATCGAGACGCTGCTGCCGATGGCCGAGAAGGCCGCCGAACGCATCGGCGTCGATCCGCGCTATCTGGTGGCCCAGGCCGCACTGGAAACCGGGTGGGGCAAGTCGATCATCCGCGAGGGTGATGGCAGCAGCAGCCACAACCTGTTCGGCATCAAGGCCCAGAAGAGCTGGGACGGCGATTCCGCGCGGGTGATGACCACCGAATACAAGGGCGGCAAGGCGGTGAAGGAGGCGGCATCGTTCCGCTCCTACAACTCCTTCGAGCAGAGCTTCCACGACTACGTGAGCTTCCTGCAGAACAACGACCGCTACGACAAGGCGCTGAATTCCGCCGACAACTCCGAGCAATTCGTTCGCGAGCTGCAAAAAGCCGGCTACGCCACCGACCCCCAATACGCCCGCAAGATTTCCCAGATCGCCCGCGGCATGCAGGTTTACCAGGCCGTTGCTGCAGTCGACAGCACGACCACCAGGATATGA